The following are encoded together in the Lysobacter silvisoli genome:
- the ribH gene encoding 6,7-dimethyl-8-ribityllumazine synthase produces MSHYEGDLRSPAGARYAIIASRWNPRITDTLVAGARRTFAEHGVAEDAIDVVRVPGAWELPVVAARLAASGAHAAVVALGCVVRGDTRHYEQVADDCADGLMRVALDYGLPVANGVLAVERHEDAEARAGGSHGNKGEEAALAALEMAHLLAQAPFATKESR; encoded by the coding sequence ATGTCCCACTACGAAGGCGACCTGCGCAGCCCCGCCGGCGCGCGTTACGCGATCATCGCCAGCCGCTGGAACCCGCGTATCACCGATACGCTGGTGGCCGGCGCGCGCCGCACCTTCGCCGAGCACGGCGTGGCCGAGGACGCGATCGACGTGGTCCGCGTGCCCGGTGCCTGGGAACTGCCCGTGGTCGCCGCGCGCCTGGCCGCCTCCGGCGCGCACGCCGCGGTGGTGGCGCTGGGCTGCGTGGTGCGCGGCGACACCCGCCACTACGAGCAGGTCGCCGACGATTGCGCCGACGGCCTGATGCGCGTGGCCCTGGACTACGGCCTGCCGGTCGCCAACGGTGTGCTCGCGGTGGAACGCCACGAGGACGCCGAGGCCCGCGCCGGCGGCAGCCACGGCAACAAGGGCGAGGAAGCCGCATTGGCGGCGCTGGAAATGGCCCACCTGCTGGCGCAGGCGCCGTTCGCAACCAAGGAGTCCCGATGA
- the nusB gene encoding transcription antitermination factor NusB translates to MNRRRHDGIDPVARSRARRRALQAVYAWQLSGTRVDEVIAQFAHEQAHEVADLVYFEDLVRGVDKHCDELDAALAPFLDRDIDQVDPIERAVLRIAAYELRRRPDVPYRVVLNEAIETVKRFGAEHGHTYVNGVLDHAAAAWRPVEVQAPRAK, encoded by the coding sequence ATGAACCGCCGCCGTCACGATGGCATAGACCCGGTCGCGCGTTCGCGCGCCCGCCGCCGCGCGCTGCAGGCGGTCTACGCCTGGCAGCTGTCGGGCACGCGCGTGGACGAGGTGATCGCCCAGTTCGCCCACGAACAGGCGCATGAAGTGGCCGACCTGGTCTATTTCGAAGACCTGGTGCGCGGCGTCGACAAGCACTGCGACGAACTCGACGCGGCGCTGGCGCCGTTCCTGGATCGCGACATCGACCAGGTCGACCCGATCGAGCGCGCGGTGCTGCGCATCGCCGCCTACGAGCTGCGCCGCCGCCCCGACGTGCCTTACCGCGTGGTGCTCAACGAGGCCATCGAAACGGTCAAGCGCTTCGGCGCCGAGCACGGCCACACCTACGTCAACGGCGTGCTGGACCACGCCGCCGCGGCCTGGCGCCCGGTGGAAGTGCAGGCGCCGCGCGCCAAGTAG